The proteins below come from a single Rosa rugosa chromosome 2, drRosRugo1.1, whole genome shotgun sequence genomic window:
- the LOC133734631 gene encoding pentatricopeptide repeat-containing protein At1g07740, mitochondrial — protein sequence MGITPAAISFHPSLPGNQNSFLPASMFHSRAKALNQAQSNLLLHWSNRTKLQPYHTLRRPNKPKTKPRRERPHRDAAKPRKPIHFVSDVKEVQGPEDALSLFREYHEMGFKHDYPSYSALIYKLARNRNFEAVETILGHVRDRNIHCKDTLFIALIQHYGKAKLVEKAIELFHQINSFNCVRTLQSFNSLLNVLVDSDRFSDADEIFGRCNQMGFRPNSISYNIMIKGWLKKGELDEARKVFDEMLERKVQPSVVTYNSLIGFFSRKGELEEATGLLEDMRQKGKYPNAVTYALLMEGLCMVGKYEEAKKMMFDMEYRGCKPRLVNYGVLISDLGRRGKIEAAKSLLQEMKKRRFKPDVVIYNILINFLCKEGRAIEAYKVLIEMQVGGFEPNAATYRMMVDGFCQIEDFEGGLKVLIAMLKSKHCPRLKTFECLVTGLLKCGNVDGACFVLEEMENINMQLCCEAWEAPVVDACGKDIVAGMVLFTHK from the exons ATGGGTATAACACCCGCTGCCATTTCATTCCATCCGTCTCTACCTGGAAATCAAAATTCTTTCCTTCCCGCCTCCATGTTCCATTCAAGAGCCAAAGCTTTAAATCAAGCACAATCAAACCTTCTCCTCCATTGGAGCAATCGCACAAAACTCCAACCATACCACACTCTCCGTCGACCCAACAAACCGAAGACCAAGCCTCGCCGCGAACGGCCTCACAGAGACGCCGCAAAGCCTCGCAAGCCCATACATTTCGTCTCCGATGTCAAAGAAGTTCAGGGCCCAGAAGATGCCTTGTCTCTCTTCCGAGAGTACCACGAAATGGGCTTCAAACACGACTACCCCTCTTACTCTGCTCTCATCTATAAGCTGGCTCGTAATCGAAACTTCGAAGCCGTTGAGACCATTCTTGGCCATGTACGAGACAGAAACATTCACTGCAAAGATACCCTTTTCATTGCTCTAATTCAACATTATGGGAAGGCCAAGTTGGTAGAGAAAGCCATTGAGCTTTTCCACCAAATCAATTCTTTTAATTGCGTCCGTACATTGCAGTCTTTCAATTCACTGCTTAATGTGCTTGTTGATAGTGACAGGTTTTCCGATGCCGATGAGATCTTCGGTCGGTGTAATCAAATGGGTTTTCGGCCGAATTCGATTTCGTATAACATAATGATAAAGGGGTGGCTCAAGAAAGGTGAATTGGATGAAGCACGcaaggtgttcgatgaaatgcttGAGAGAAAAGTGCAGCCTAGTGTGGTGACGTATAACAGTCTGATAGGGTTCTTCAGTAGAAAGGGTGAGTTGGAGGAAGCTACTGGTTTGCTCGAGGATATGAGACAGAAAGGGAAGTACCCGAATGCTGTAACATATGCATTATTGATGGAAGGTTTGTGCATGGTAGGAAAGTATGAGGAAGCAAAGAAGATGATGTTTGATATGGAGTATCGGGGTTGTAAACCACGGCTTGTGAATtatggtgttttgataagtgaTCTTGGAAGAAGAGGGAAGATTGAGGCGGCAAAATCTTTACTGCAGGAAATGAAGAAAAGGCGGTTTAAGCCGGATGTTGTGATTTATAACATATTGATTAATTTTCTGTGCAAGGAAGGTAGGGCTATAGAGGCTTATAAAGTCTTGATTGAAATGCAAGTTGGAGGTTTCGAGCCTAATGCGGCCACATACAGGATGATGGTTGATGGGTTTTGTCAGATTGAAGATTTTGAGGGAGGGCTGAAGGTTTTGATTGCCATGTTGAAAAGTAAACACTGTCCTCGGTTGAAAACATTTGAGTGCTTGGTTACAGGACTATTGAAGTGCGGGAATGTTGATGGTGCTTGTTTTGTCTTGGAGGAGATGGAAAACATAAATATGCAATTATGTTGCGAAGCTTGGGAAGCACCAGTTGTTGATGCTTGTGGTAAGGACATTGTTGCAG GGATGGTACTATTCACACATAAATGA